In a single window of the Pirellulales bacterium genome:
- a CDS encoding acyl carrier protein gives MRTQIKTVIAEVLGISPDAIADDASTETVAEWDSLKHLELMMAIEAAFNTRINTAAMLELHSIDAIESYISAQHNR, from the coding sequence ATGCGCACTCAGATTAAAACGGTCATCGCCGAGGTGCTGGGCATCTCGCCCGACGCGATCGCCGATGATGCATCGACCGAAACGGTCGCCGAATGGGATTCCCTCAAGCATTTGGAGCTAATGATGGCGATCGAGGCGGCCTTCAACACGCGCATCAATACGGCCGCTATGCTCGAGCTGCATTCGATCGACGCCATCGAGAGCTATATCAGCGCGCAACATAATCGGTAA